One Prosthecodimorpha staleyi DNA window includes the following coding sequences:
- a CDS encoding glutathione S-transferase N-terminal domain-containing protein — protein sequence MRLLWSPRSPFVRKVMILVHELGLQDRIECVRAVAVPRGAPNPVIAAENPLGKIPVLLRDSLPPLYDSRVIAEALIALVPDGEKILPASGEARLTQLRWQALGDGLTDNLLLWRIERMGVSGGDPGTMASYRAKVVATLAALEGQAAALAAAPFGLGQIAILCALGQLDFRYRASGWRPAHPHLAAWAETQATRPSLVATAVQDDIGSDEGPVMDLVFGGG from the coding sequence ATGAGGCTGCTCTGGTCGCCGCGCTCGCCGTTCGTGCGCAAGGTGATGATCCTGGTGCATGAACTCGGTCTTCAGGACCGAATCGAATGCGTGCGCGCCGTCGCGGTGCCGCGCGGCGCGCCCAATCCGGTCATCGCGGCGGAGAACCCGCTCGGCAAGATCCCCGTGCTGCTGCGCGACAGCCTGCCGCCGCTCTACGATTCGCGCGTCATCGCCGAGGCGCTGATCGCGCTGGTGCCGGACGGCGAAAAGATATTGCCGGCGTCCGGCGAGGCGCGGCTGACGCAATTGCGCTGGCAGGCGCTCGGCGACGGCCTGACCGACAACCTGCTGCTCTGGCGAATCGAGCGCATGGGCGTCTCCGGCGGCGATCCCGGCACCATGGCGAGCTATCGCGCCAAGGTGGTGGCGACGCTTGCGGCGCTCGAAGGGCAAGCGGCGGCGCTTGCGGCCGCACCCTTCGGGCTCGGCCAGATCGCCATCCTGTGCGCGCTCGGCCAACTCGATTTCCGCTACCGCGCCAGCGGCTGGCGGCCGGCCCATCCGCACCTCGCGGCCTGGGCCGAGACGCAGGCAACGCGGCCCTCGCTCGTGGCGACGGCCGTTCAGGACGACATCGGGTCCGACGAAGGACCCGTCATGGACCTCGTGTTTGGGGGAGGCTGA
- a CDS encoding ABC transporter ATP-binding protein: protein MLDVANLHAAYGHVKVLNGVTFQVPDATIATILGRNGSGRSSTCKAVMGLLPPSRGAVRIGGRDLAGLPAHEVARAGIAYVPEDRQIFRNLSVEENMILGMKAGRSGKPSWTLDELYDVFPRLRERRNVKAGFLSGGEQQMLTLFRSVLGNPDVILIDEPTEGLAPKVVEALAETILEMKRRGLAILLLEQKLAMVMRLTDRVFVMGRGEIVFSGSVEAFQADDEIRRAWLEVS, encoded by the coding sequence ATGCTGGACGTCGCCAACCTGCATGCCGCCTACGGCCATGTGAAGGTGCTGAACGGGGTCACCTTCCAGGTTCCGGACGCCACCATCGCAACCATCCTCGGCCGAAACGGCTCCGGCCGCTCGTCGACCTGCAAGGCCGTGATGGGACTTCTGCCGCCGAGCCGCGGCGCTGTCCGCATCGGTGGCCGCGATCTCGCCGGCCTGCCGGCCCACGAGGTCGCCCGGGCCGGCATCGCCTATGTGCCGGAGGATCGCCAGATTTTCCGCAATCTTTCGGTCGAGGAGAACATGATCCTCGGCATGAAGGCGGGCCGGTCCGGCAAGCCGTCCTGGACGCTCGACGAGCTCTACGACGTGTTTCCGCGCCTGCGCGAGCGGCGCAACGTCAAGGCCGGGTTCCTGTCGGGCGGCGAGCAGCAGATGCTGACCCTGTTCCGCTCGGTGCTCGGCAATCCGGACGTGATCCTGATCGACGAGCCGACCGAGGGCCTGGCCCCGAAGGTGGTCGAGGCGCTGGCCGAGACGATCCTGGAGATGAAGCGGCGCGGCCTCGCCATCCTGCTGCTCGAACAGAAGCTCGCCATGGTCATGCGCCTGACCGACCGGGTCTTCGTGATGGGCCGCGGCGAGATCGTCTTCTCCGGATCGGTCGAGGCCTTCCAGGCCGACGACGAGATCCGGCGCGCCTGGCTGGAGGTCAGCTGA
- a CDS encoding ABC transporter ATP-binding protein translates to MNANTLKLEGVAKTFGVVRVLEAIDLDIRQGERHALIGPNGAGKSTLFNLISGAFAPTSGVIALNGTSIGGLVPHALNRAGLGRSFQITHVFDRLTVRENILLAVMGRFGKRWSLMRIGPVWARIAEETDRLIAGANLAAQAEKRAADLAYSEQRAVEICMTVGTGASVILLDEPTAGMSREETRHIIEFIRRMTEGRTLVMVEHDMDVVFTLADRVSVLVNGRILVTGTPAEIRSDPRVREAYLGDGEH, encoded by the coding sequence GTGAACGCCAACACCCTGAAGCTCGAGGGCGTCGCCAAGACCTTCGGCGTGGTGCGCGTCCTGGAGGCGATCGACCTCGATATCCGGCAGGGCGAACGCCACGCCCTGATCGGCCCGAACGGCGCCGGCAAGTCGACGCTGTTCAACCTGATCTCGGGTGCCTTCGCGCCGACCTCCGGGGTGATCGCCCTCAACGGCACGTCGATCGGCGGACTGGTGCCGCATGCCCTGAACCGCGCCGGGCTCGGCCGCTCGTTCCAGATCACCCATGTCTTCGACCGGCTGACGGTCCGCGAGAACATCCTGCTCGCCGTGATGGGCCGGTTCGGCAAGCGCTGGAGCCTGATGCGCATCGGCCCGGTCTGGGCACGCATCGCCGAGGAGACCGACCGGCTGATCGCGGGCGCCAACCTTGCCGCGCAGGCCGAAAAGCGCGCTGCCGATCTCGCCTATTCGGAGCAGCGCGCGGTCGAGATCTGCATGACGGTCGGCACCGGCGCCTCGGTCATCCTGCTCGACGAGCCGACCGCCGGCATGTCGCGCGAGGAGACCCGGCACATCATCGAATTCATCCGCCGCATGACCGAGGGCCGCACGCTGGTGATGGTCGAGCACGACATGGACGTGGTCTTCACGCTCGCCGACCGCGTCTCGGTGCTGGTCAACGGCCGCATCCTGGTGACCGGGACGCCGGCCGAGATCCGGTCCGATCCGCGCGTGCGCGAAGCCTATCTGGGCGATGGGGAGCACTGA
- a CDS encoding ABC transporter substrate-binding protein: protein MLKLVAAAIPALALGAAAAAAEPVKVAYLTPKTGSMAFIGAMYDPTIDFIVKPFNAAGGWNGNPVEVSVYDDQGTTQGAADRFKQAVADGARIIIGAGTSPLAAQNLADIKRWNQRNPDDPAILLIVGAEGVNFTGADCSYYSFRFTTTPYIRQNALAKVMKETGALGQKVYSLQPDYTMGRDMEAATVANAKTYGYEVVGTARHDVFKIKDFSSFIEKARAGAPETIFTANGGSDLQLILQAASSAGLPAKFAGMFLDEPGNLAAAGPAALGNFTAQIFNAQAGGEKGEAYRAAFNAATGRDPVAFMSNSLITLTMLTHAMKQVPAAPKLPIKALITAMETTKTPWPLGDLSMRADDHQLQLPLVVSVVSKDAARKLDGTDMGFKPVKLLSAEEASTPVNPDCKMVRN from the coding sequence GTGCTCAAGCTTGTCGCCGCCGCCATCCCGGCCCTGGCGCTCGGTGCCGCCGCCGCTGCGGCCGAACCGGTCAAGGTCGCCTATCTGACGCCGAAGACCGGGTCGATGGCCTTCATCGGCGCCATGTACGATCCGACCATCGATTTCATCGTCAAGCCGTTCAACGCCGCGGGTGGCTGGAACGGCAATCCGGTGGAAGTCTCCGTCTATGACGACCAGGGCACGACCCAGGGCGCGGCGGACCGCTTCAAGCAGGCCGTCGCCGACGGCGCGCGCATCATCATCGGCGCCGGCACTTCGCCGCTCGCTGCGCAGAATCTCGCCGACATCAAGCGCTGGAACCAGCGCAACCCGGACGATCCGGCGATCCTGCTGATCGTCGGCGCCGAGGGCGTGAACTTCACCGGCGCGGATTGCAGCTACTATTCCTTCCGCTTCACCACGACGCCCTATATCCGCCAGAACGCCCTCGCCAAGGTGATGAAGGAGACCGGCGCGCTCGGCCAGAAGGTCTATTCGCTGCAGCCCGACTACACGATGGGCCGCGACATGGAGGCGGCGACCGTCGCCAACGCCAAGACCTATGGCTACGAGGTGGTCGGCACCGCGCGCCACGACGTGTTCAAGATCAAGGACTTCTCGTCCTTCATCGAGAAGGCCCGCGCGGGCGCGCCGGAGACCATCTTCACCGCCAATGGCGGCAGCGACCTGCAGCTGATCCTGCAGGCGGCCTCCTCGGCCGGTCTGCCGGCCAAGTTTGCCGGCATGTTCCTGGACGAGCCCGGCAACCTCGCCGCCGCCGGCCCGGCCGCGCTCGGCAACTTCACGGCCCAGATCTTCAACGCCCAGGCGGGCGGCGAGAAGGGCGAGGCCTATCGGGCCGCCTTCAATGCCGCCACCGGACGCGATCCGGTCGCCTTCATGAGCAACAGCCTGATCACCCTGACCATGCTGACCCATGCCATGAAGCAGGTTCCGGCCGCACCGAAGCTGCCGATCAAGGCGCTGATCACCGCCATGGAGACGACCAAGACGCCCTGGCCGCTCGGCGATCTGTCCATGCGCGCCGACGACCATCAGCTGCAATTGCCGCTGGTCGTCTCGGTGGTCTCGAAGGACGCCGCCCGCAAGCTCGACGGCACCGACATGGGCTTCAAGCCGGTCAAGCTGCTGAGCGCCGAAGAGGCCTCCACGCCGGTCAATCCGGACTGCAAGATGGTCCGCAACTGA
- a CDS encoding branched-chain amino acid ABC transporter permease: MDTIVVALLNGLIYGLLLFMISSGLTLIFGMMGILNFAHASFYMLGAYLAFAATRIFGFWGGIVIGTLGVALIGLICERTLLRHVRRHGHVQELLLTFGLSFAFEELVKVFFGPYAVSYPVPESLRFAAFSIGAVQYPFFRVLIGATAIAMFAAIFCLLRFTRIGLVVRAAVLNPDMVRALGYNVSAIFSGMFAVGAGLAGLAGAMGGAYYTTNPNMATELGVIVFVVVVVGGLGSLSGALIASLIIGVLVNAVVYVDTTFGDLLAKIGVVSAETARTLLNVPIANTAGVLPFLLMLLVLMIRPQGIAGDERV; this comes from the coding sequence ATGGATACCATCGTCGTCGCCCTGCTCAACGGGCTGATCTACGGGCTGCTGCTGTTCATGATCAGCTCCGGCCTGACGCTGATCTTCGGGATGATGGGCATCCTCAACTTCGCCCATGCCTCCTTCTACATGCTCGGCGCCTATCTGGCCTTCGCGGCGACCCGAATCTTCGGCTTCTGGGGCGGGATCGTCATCGGCACGCTCGGCGTCGCGCTGATCGGGCTCATCTGCGAGCGCACGCTGCTGCGCCATGTCCGCCGGCACGGCCATGTCCAGGAACTGCTCCTGACCTTCGGCCTGTCCTTCGCCTTCGAGGAACTGGTCAAGGTGTTCTTCGGTCCCTATGCAGTCTCCTATCCGGTGCCGGAGAGCCTGCGCTTCGCCGCCTTCTCGATCGGCGCCGTGCAGTATCCCTTCTTCCGAGTGCTGATCGGGGCGACCGCCATCGCGATGTTCGCGGCCATCTTCTGCCTGCTGCGCTTCACCCGGATCGGTCTTGTGGTGCGCGCCGCCGTGCTCAATCCCGACATGGTGCGTGCTCTCGGTTACAATGTCTCGGCGATCTTCTCCGGCATGTTCGCGGTCGGCGCGGGTCTTGCCGGGCTCGCCGGCGCGATGGGCGGCGCCTACTACACGACCAATCCGAACATGGCGACGGAACTCGGTGTCATCGTCTTCGTGGTCGTGGTCGTCGGCGGTCTCGGCTCGCTCTCCGGCGCGCTGATCGCCTCGCTGATCATCGGCGTGCTGGTCAATGCGGTCGTCTATGTCGACACCACCTTCGGCGACCTCCTCGCCAAGATCGGCGTCGTCTCGGCGGAGACCGCCCGCACGCTGCTCAACGTGCCGATCGCCAACACGGCCGGCGTCCTCCCCTTCCTGCTCATGCTCCTGGTCCTGATGATCCGGCCCCAGGGCATCGCCGGCGACGAGCGGGTCTGA
- a CDS encoding alpha/beta fold hydrolase, translating into MKAMGLHLEIERAGDGAPWIVFGNSLLTDLSLWDEVARPLGRRFNLLRYDQRGHGRSPVPSHPLAMAELGADLIEVLDAADIDRCLYVGLSMGVPTGLAALARAPGRFGGLILVDGQAKSAPTGQTFWQERIALARAEGMAGLAEATVRRWLRPERLGTPMAERLRAMVGATPLEGFVAAASALQRYDESAVLGRIAVPTLLVAGAEDGAMPDTMRTMAAAIPQARFAAIPDAGHVPVFERPEAFLAAIADALDAWERDGGAPGRLMGGEGRR; encoded by the coding sequence ATGAAAGCCATGGGCCTCCATCTGGAGATCGAGCGGGCCGGCGACGGCGCGCCCTGGATCGTGTTCGGCAACTCGCTGCTGACCGATCTGTCGCTCTGGGACGAGGTCGCCCGCCCGCTCGGCCGCCGCTTCAACCTCCTGCGCTATGACCAGCGCGGCCATGGCCGGTCGCCGGTGCCGTCGCATCCGCTCGCCATGGCCGAACTCGGTGCCGATCTGATCGAAGTCCTCGATGCGGCCGATATCGACCGCTGCCTCTATGTCGGCCTCTCCATGGGCGTGCCTACCGGGCTTGCCGCCCTGGCGCGCGCGCCCGGCCGCTTCGGTGGCCTGATCCTGGTCGATGGCCAGGCGAAGAGCGCACCGACCGGCCAGACCTTCTGGCAGGAACGGATCGCGCTCGCTCGCGCCGAGGGCATGGCCGGGCTCGCCGAGGCGACGGTGCGGCGCTGGCTGAGGCCCGAACGGCTCGGCACGCCGATGGCCGAACGGCTGCGTGCCATGGTGGGGGCGACCCCGCTCGAGGGCTTCGTCGCCGCCGCCTCCGCGCTGCAGCGCTACGACGAGAGTGCGGTGCTCGGCCGGATCGCCGTGCCGACCCTTCTGGTCGCCGGCGCCGAGGACGGCGCCATGCCGGACACCATGCGGACCATGGCGGCCGCGATCCCGCAGGCCCGGTTCGCCGCGATCCCCGATGCCGGTCATGTTCCGGTGTTCGAGCGGCCGGAGGCCTTCCTGGCCGCGATCGCGGATGCGCTCGACGCCTGGGAGCGCGACGGTGGCGCACCTGGCCGTCTGATGGGCGGGGAGGGCCGGCGATGA
- a CDS encoding NAD(P)-dependent alcohol dehydrogenase encodes MFEARAAIFGEAGESVRIEPVRLEAPRADEVLVRIVATGLCHTDILARDGRLPYRRPAVFGHEGSGIVEAVGAAVAGFAPGDPVVVTYRSCGTCPNCLDARSAYCEDKRRLNFSGGRADGTSPVFRCDGTAVAAAFFGQSSFAERVVVAARALVKLPADVPVELMGPLGCGFQTGAGAILNVLKPAPGSALAVIGAGAVGLAAVMAAKAAGAYPILAVDRDAGRLDLALDLGASHAVTAGAGALDEIRAIAGRGGVDGAVECVGSAATVRLALEALRMGGTAAVTGAAAGTGDIAIPAATLLYGRTLRGVIQGDSNPPVFIPRLIELWRQGRFPFDRLVRFFPFDEIEAAFAAAASGQVVKPILRMADP; translated from the coding sequence GTGTTCGAGGCGAGGGCGGCGATTTTCGGCGAAGCGGGCGAATCGGTCCGGATCGAACCCGTCCGGCTCGAAGCGCCGCGGGCCGACGAGGTCCTGGTCCGGATCGTGGCCACCGGCCTCTGCCATACCGACATCCTGGCCCGCGACGGCCGGCTGCCCTATCGGCGCCCGGCTGTGTTCGGCCATGAGGGCAGCGGCATCGTCGAGGCGGTCGGCGCGGCGGTGGCCGGATTCGCACCCGGCGATCCGGTCGTCGTCACCTATCGCAGCTGCGGCACCTGCCCGAACTGCCTGGACGCGCGCTCGGCCTATTGCGAGGACAAGCGGCGGCTCAATTTCTCCGGCGGCCGCGCCGACGGCACGAGCCCGGTGTTCCGCTGCGACGGCACCGCGGTGGCGGCGGCCTTCTTCGGCCAGTCCTCCTTCGCCGAGCGGGTCGTGGTCGCCGCGCGCGCCCTCGTCAAACTGCCGGCGGACGTGCCGGTCGAACTGATGGGGCCGCTCGGCTGCGGCTTCCAGACCGGTGCCGGGGCGATTCTCAATGTCCTGAAGCCGGCGCCGGGCAGCGCGCTGGCGGTGATCGGGGCCGGTGCCGTCGGGCTCGCCGCCGTGATGGCCGCCAAGGCCGCGGGCGCCTATCCGATCCTGGCGGTCGACCGCGATGCCGGGCGGCTCGACCTCGCGCTCGACCTCGGCGCCAGCCATGCCGTCACGGCCGGGGCGGGGGCGCTCGACGAGATCCGCGCCATCGCCGGGCGCGGCGGCGTCGACGGCGCGGTCGAATGCGTCGGCAGCGCCGCAACCGTGCGGCTCGCGCTGGAGGCGCTGCGCATGGGCGGCACCGCGGCGGTGACCGGCGCGGCCGCCGGCACCGGCGACATCGCGATTCCCGCGGCGACGCTGCTCTACGGTCGGACCCTGCGCGGCGTGATCCAGGGCGACAGCAACCCGCCGGTGTTCATCCCGCGCCTGATCGAACTTTGGCGGCAGGGCCGCTTTCCCTTCGATCGCCTGGTCCGCTTCTTCCCCTTCGACGAGATCGAGGCGGCATTCGCCGCGGCCGCATCGGGGCAGGTCGTGAAACCGATCCTGCGCATGGCGGACCCATGA
- a CDS encoding branched-chain amino acid ABC transporter permease — MSRIVLVLLGLAAAAALVALPALGGLATLNLANKIMIAAVFALGFNLLWGQAGLPSFGHAAYYGVGTFATIYMMDAIDRGGSFPTPLLPLVGAGAGFLFGLVAGWFATVRSGVYFAMITVAIAELVSALAQKWEGLFGGEAGIRSIRTNWGPLDFQSTGSVYYLTLAWTLVVLLALYGLQRSPFGLVVRGIRERELRIRFLGYDAHRVKTVVFALSAAVSGLAGGLLAISDESASMVLFGGAGSAFVVLNTVIGGAGVFLGPVIGAALTTSFAYFGSSLSHFWPFYLGVVFVVTVLFAPEGIGGAILARWRRVRDGTGPLIGLGDLAGLAGAVMAMAGLVLLIELTGTVCSEAYRAEIASLKGVWPPVRIFAVPFAPLTPWPWLVGLVALVGGSRLALGAGRPVLPHLFAGRPGPRAEQTRPGESP, encoded by the coding sequence ATGTCCAGGATCGTCCTCGTCCTTCTCGGCCTCGCCGCCGCCGCGGCGCTCGTCGCCCTGCCGGCCTTGGGCGGGCTCGCCACGCTCAACCTCGCCAACAAGATCATGATCGCGGCGGTGTTCGCGCTCGGCTTCAACCTGCTCTGGGGCCAGGCCGGTCTGCCGTCCTTCGGCCACGCCGCCTATTACGGCGTCGGCACCTTCGCGACCATCTACATGATGGATGCGATCGACCGCGGCGGAAGCTTCCCGACGCCCCTGCTGCCGCTGGTCGGCGCCGGCGCCGGGTTCCTGTTCGGGCTGGTCGCCGGCTGGTTCGCGACCGTCCGGTCGGGCGTCTACTTCGCCATGATCACGGTGGCGATCGCCGAACTGGTCAGCGCGCTGGCGCAGAAATGGGAGGGCCTGTTCGGCGGCGAGGCCGGCATCCGCTCGATTCGCACCAACTGGGGTCCGCTCGATTTCCAGTCGACCGGTTCGGTCTACTACCTGACGCTGGCCTGGACGCTGGTCGTGCTCCTCGCCCTCTACGGCCTGCAGCGCAGCCCGTTCGGGCTGGTCGTGCGCGGCATCCGCGAGCGGGAACTGCGCATCCGCTTCCTCGGCTACGACGCGCATCGGGTCAAGACCGTTGTCTTCGCGCTGTCGGCGGCGGTGTCGGGACTGGCCGGCGGGCTCCTGGCGATCTCCGACGAATCCGCCAGCATGGTGCTGTTCGGCGGCGCCGGATCGGCCTTCGTGGTGCTCAACACCGTGATCGGCGGTGCCGGGGTGTTCCTCGGGCCGGTGATCGGCGCGGCATTGACCACCAGTTTCGCCTATTTCGGCTCGAGCCTGTCGCATTTCTGGCCCTTCTATCTGGGCGTCGTCTTCGTCGTCACGGTGCTGTTCGCCCCCGAGGGCATCGGCGGCGCGATCCTGGCGCGTTGGCGCCGCGTGCGCGACGGCACCGGGCCGCTCATCGGCCTCGGCGATCTCGCCGGTCTCGCCGGCGCCGTGATGGCGATGGCCGGACTGGTTCTACTGATCGAGCTGACCGGCACCGTCTGCTCGGAGGCCTATCGCGCCGAAATCGCGTCGCTGAAGGGCGTCTGGCCGCCGGTCCGCATCTTCGCGGTGCCGTTCGCTCCGCTGACGCCGTGGCCCTGGCTGGTCGGCCTCGTCGCGCTCGTCGGCGGTAGCCGCCTTGCCCTCGGCGCCGGCCGGCCGGTTCTGCCGCACCTCTTCGCCGGCCGCCCCGGCCCCCGCGCCGAACAAACCCGTCCCGGAGAGAGCCCGTGA
- a CDS encoding alpha/beta fold hydrolase — MSPAETDAAALRLIDRPGGIRIGYRVAGDGPLVVLIASTGRCAAELRPLAEALNRHGFRVARPEPRGIAPSAGPMTGVTFHDFAADFAAVIEAERAAGQGRPAIIAGHAYGTWIARTLATDRPDLIDGVVLLASGARAWPAHLSAAITAINDPATAPQDRLAALRLGFFAEGNDATEWLEGWHPAVVASQRAARAATVQADWWPTGVAPILDLMGGADPFRPAGSERELVDEFGPRVTAAAIAGASHAMPAEKPVEAAAAIAAWWRDLHP, encoded by the coding sequence GTGTCCCCAGCCGAGACCGATGCCGCCGCCCTTCGCCTGATCGACCGCCCCGGCGGTATCCGCATCGGCTACCGGGTTGCGGGCGACGGCCCGCTGGTGGTCCTGATCGCCTCGACGGGACGCTGCGCGGCCGAACTCCGGCCGCTCGCCGAGGCGCTGAACCGCCATGGCTTCCGCGTCGCCCGCCCCGAGCCGCGCGGCATCGCGCCCTCGGCCGGGCCGATGACCGGCGTCACCTTCCATGATTTCGCCGCCGACTTCGCCGCCGTGATCGAGGCCGAGCGCGCCGCCGGTCAAGGCCGGCCCGCGATCATCGCCGGCCACGCCTACGGCACCTGGATCGCGCGCACGCTTGCGACCGACCGGCCGGATCTGATCGACGGGGTCGTGCTGCTCGCCTCTGGGGCGCGCGCCTGGCCGGCGCATCTCTCCGCTGCGATCACGGCCATCAACGATCCCGCCACCGCGCCGCAAGACCGGCTCGCCGCGCTGCGCCTCGGCTTCTTCGCGGAGGGCAACGACGCCACCGAATGGCTCGAAGGCTGGCATCCGGCGGTGGTCGCCAGCCAGCGCGCCGCCCGCGCGGCGACCGTGCAGGCGGACTGGTGGCCGACCGGCGTGGCGCCGATCCTCGACCTGATGGGCGGCGCCGATCCGTTCCGCCCGGCCGGTTCCGAACGCGAGCTCGTGGACGAATTCGGCCCCCGCGTCACGGCCGCGGCGATCGCCGGGGCGAGCCACGCCATGCCGGCCGAGAAGCCGGTCGAGGCCGCCGCCGCGATCGCCGCCTGGTGGCGCGACCTTCATCCCTGA
- a CDS encoding enoyl-CoA hydratase-related protein — protein MTLKIEKQNAIATVTIDRPPVNALTLALYGEIAETFEAAKAWDDVNVIVFTGAGEKAFCAGLDLNEFLAATIQDDPKRAAIVRRSFAAVRHAPVPVIAAVNGPAFGAGCVYASVADIRIAAEHARFGMPEINVGRCGGAAHMTRHLPQGLLRRMYFTGQPIDAREAWRVGFVQEVVPFAELAPTAQAMAAVIAAKAPIGLRMAKEALNRVEFMQTEDGYELEQSFSTRLMTTEDAREATRAVVEKRPPVFVGR, from the coding sequence ATGACGTTGAAGATCGAGAAGCAGAACGCCATCGCGACGGTGACCATCGACCGCCCGCCGGTCAATGCGCTGACGCTGGCGCTCTATGGCGAGATCGCCGAGACCTTCGAGGCCGCCAAGGCCTGGGACGACGTGAACGTGATCGTGTTCACCGGGGCGGGCGAGAAGGCCTTCTGCGCCGGCCTCGACCTCAACGAATTCCTGGCCGCCACCATCCAGGACGACCCGAAGCGGGCGGCGATCGTGCGCCGGTCCTTCGCGGCGGTGCGTCATGCGCCGGTGCCGGTCATCGCCGCCGTCAATGGCCCGGCCTTCGGGGCGGGCTGCGTCTACGCCTCGGTGGCCGATATCCGCATCGCGGCCGAGCATGCCCGCTTCGGCATGCCGGAGATCAATGTCGGCCGCTGCGGCGGGGCCGCCCATATGACCCGCCACCTGCCGCAGGGCCTGCTGCGCCGGATGTATTTCACCGGCCAGCCGATCGACGCCCGCGAGGCCTGGCGCGTCGGCTTCGTGCAGGAGGTAGTGCCCTTCGCCGAACTGGCGCCGACCGCGCAGGCCATGGCCGCCGTCATCGCCGCCAAGGCGCCGATCGGCCTGCGCATGGCCAAGGAGGCGCTGAACCGCGTCGAGTTCATGCAGACCGAGGACGGCTACGAGCTGGAGCAGTCCTTCTCGACCCGCCTGATGACCACCGAGGACGCCCGCGAGGCGACCCGGGCGGTCGTCGAGAAGCGCCCGCCCGTCTTCGTCGGCCGCTGA
- a CDS encoding glutathione S-transferase family protein, whose translation MKLYDHPVSGNGYKVRLFLALAGLAAERITVDVAVRAHKASDFLVLNPRGQIPVLVDGETVLFDSQAILVYLAARHAPDWLPTDPRGLGEVTQWLAFAAKEIAVGLQAARLHFLIGTPIDIVAAQAEARRALAILETWLSARDWLVGTRPTVADIACFPYVALAPEARVALDPYAAVGRWIARIRALPAFEPML comes from the coding sequence ATGAAGCTCTACGACCATCCGGTCTCCGGCAACGGCTACAAGGTGCGCCTGTTCCTGGCGCTCGCCGGCCTCGCGGCCGAACGGATCACCGTCGACGTGGCGGTCCGGGCGCACAAGGCGTCCGACTTCCTGGTGCTCAATCCGCGCGGGCAGATCCCGGTGCTGGTCGACGGCGAGACCGTGCTGTTCGACAGCCAGGCCATCCTGGTCTATCTCGCCGCCCGCCATGCACCCGACTGGCTGCCGACGGATCCGCGCGGCCTCGGCGAGGTCACCCAATGGCTCGCCTTTGCGGCCAAGGAGATCGCGGTCGGCCTGCAGGCGGCGCGGCTGCATTTCCTGATCGGCACGCCGATCGATATCGTCGCGGCGCAAGCAGAGGCCCGGCGGGCGCTGGCGATCCTGGAGACCTGGCTGTCCGCGCGCGACTGGCTCGTCGGCACCCGCCCGACCGTCGCCGACATCGCCTGCTTTCCCTATGTCGCGCTGGCACCAGAAGCCCGCGTCGCCCTCGATCCGTATGCGGCCGTGGGGCGCTGGATTGCCCGCATCCGGGCCCTGCCGGCCTTCGAGCCGATGCTGTGA